Below is a genomic region from Alkalinema sp. FACHB-956.
GCCCTATCCGGCTGCCTCCCCATCATCCTCATGGGGGTTTGGACTCAAGCAGCCCAAGGGGGAGCCTTTGCCCTGACTTCTGCTCAATTTGCCCGGTACTTTCTCGCCATTTTCCTGTGTCGCCAACTGACCGTGGTTTGGGTCATTTGGGAGTTTGAACGGGAAATTGTCGAAGGAAAATTAGCCTTTCGCTTACTGCAACCACTCGATCCCGTTTGGCATCACGTTTGGTCGCACATTGGAGAACGTTTTGCCCGTTTACCCTTTATTGCAGTGATTATTGGCCTTTTCATCCTGCTCTATCCCAGTGCTTTTTGGATTCCCGATGCAGGCACTTCAGCATTGTTTATTCTAGTTTCTATCTGTGCGTTTGCATTGCAATTTTTAATTCAGTATACCTTTGCAATGTTTGCCTTCTGGACAGAAAAAGCCAGTGCTATCCAGGAACTATGGTTTCTTTTTCACCTGTTTCTGTCCGGTAGCATTGCGCCCCTAGAAGTTTTCCCCCCTGGTGTTCGACAGGTTGTCGAGTTCCTGCCCTTCCCCTA
It encodes:
- a CDS encoding ABC-2 family transporter protein; this encodes MKRLYKIFQTLLSTYYAYMLEYRAELLLWALSGCLPIILMGVWTQAAQGGAFALTSAQFARYFLAIFLCRQLTVVWVIWEFEREIVEGKLAFRLLQPLDPVWHHVWSHIGERFARLPFIAVIIGLFILLYPSAFWIPDAGTSALFILVSICAFALQFLIQYTFAMFAFWTEKASAIQELWFLFHLFLSGSIAPLEVFPPGVRQVVEFLPFPYILHFPASILTGLPVDYLRSFLIMGIWAGIFYAINRYLWRKGLKQFSGMGA